From Halodesulfovibrio sp. MK-HDV, the proteins below share one genomic window:
- a CDS encoding helix-turn-helix domain-containing protein produces MNSKLCRIMAQMMIEGFRPFRGEIAEDVYSKLGCKDASSAYWLHRWPILHCLGCNKRCTPKNTEGFQVPMQFPASQTQSKFSMLPEEMLQAKKFLRVDEAAYCLNISERTVRKLVDEGVLVRHMRLPIRITVESVREEMGRVDW; encoded by the coding sequence ATGAATAGCAAGCTGTGCCGCATAATGGCGCAAATGATGATTGAAGGATTTCGCCCATTCAGAGGGGAGATAGCAGAGGATGTCTATTCAAAGCTTGGCTGCAAAGACGCCTCTAGTGCCTATTGGCTGCATCGCTGGCCTATCTTGCATTGCCTTGGTTGTAATAAACGTTGTACCCCAAAGAATACAGAAGGCTTTCAAGTTCCCATGCAGTTCCCAGCATCGCAGACACAAAGCAAGTTTTCCATGCTTCCAGAAGAAATGCTACAAGCCAAAAAATTTCTTAGAGTAGATGAAGCCGCCTATTGCCTGAACATCTCAGAGCGAACAGTTCGCAAGCTCGTAGATGAAGGTGTTCTTGTTCGGCATATGCGGTTGCCTATTCGGATAACGGTGGAGAGTGTGCGAGAGGAGATGGGGAGGGTGGATTGGTAG
- a CDS encoding regulatory protein GemA, with protein MSRNAELAKIHMGKKQLGLDDETYRVMLNDMFGVTSAAKLNFKQRYRLMRHMEERGAVFASKSKPTAKPTEDFYVIPDNAPHVQQKRYILALWKKLGWKMSGIDTRMKKQFGVESFIWLKDQAALQTITKDLVNRCQARGIDTD; from the coding sequence ATGAGTAGAAATGCAGAACTAGCCAAAATCCATATGGGAAAGAAACAGCTTGGCCTTGATGATGAAACATACCGCGTCATGCTGAACGACATGTTTGGTGTAACCAGTGCCGCAAAGCTTAACTTTAAGCAGCGGTATAGGCTGATGCGTCACATGGAAGAACGTGGGGCAGTGTTCGCCAGCAAGAGCAAGCCAACTGCCAAGCCCACAGAAGATTTCTATGTCATTCCCGATAATGCACCGCATGTGCAGCAGAAGCGCTACATACTTGCGTTATGGAAGAAGCTTGGCTGGAAGATGAGCGGAATAGATACTCGTATGAAAAAGCAGTTCGGTGTTGAAAGTTTCATCTGGCTTAAAGATCAGGCCGCATTGCAAACGATTACTAAGGATTTAGTGAACCGTTGCCAAGCTCGCGGAATTGACACCGACTAG
- a CDS encoding DUF3164 family protein has product MDGYMENAQGHFVPVDQVKPVDLARHELVMEKVDKAKAMQEELAALKGEIMNDVEAFVSLSAEQYGVKIGGQKGNVSLVSYDGQYQIKRQISEHLDFDERLQAAKSLIDECLKDWTEGSPGELRAVVNDAFQVDKEGKINVGRILGLRRLQIMDERWKRAMEAISDSIRVTGTKAYFRIYERDATGKMAAIPLDIAAL; this is encoded by the coding sequence ATGGACGGATACATGGAGAATGCACAAGGGCATTTCGTACCAGTGGATCAGGTCAAACCAGTCGATTTGGCGCGTCATGAGCTGGTTATGGAAAAGGTCGACAAGGCCAAGGCCATGCAGGAGGAACTCGCGGCACTGAAAGGCGAAATCATGAATGACGTGGAAGCCTTTGTTTCCCTTTCTGCTGAACAGTACGGCGTGAAGATTGGTGGTCAAAAGGGCAATGTGTCTCTTGTTTCCTACGACGGACAATATCAGATTAAACGACAGATCAGCGAGCACCTAGATTTCGATGAACGCCTTCAAGCTGCAAAGTCTCTCATTGATGAATGCCTGAAGGATTGGACAGAGGGCAGCCCCGGAGAACTGCGTGCAGTCGTGAACGATGCGTTCCAAGTGGATAAGGAAGGCAAGATCAATGTAGGGCGTATTCTTGGTTTACGCCGCCTTCAGATTATGGACGAACGCTGGAAGCGTGCAATGGAAGCTATTTCAGATTCTATCCGCGTAACAGGCACAAAGGCATATTTCCGAATTTACGAGCGTGATGCAACCGGAAAAATGGCGGCTATTCCGCTGGATATCGCAGCGTTGTAA
- a CDS encoding DUF5677 domain-containing protein, whose amino-acid sequence MKTAVVDDLIIPRDGISNFAISGYLSSLIELSEAIVLLSKNEMLGTAQALTRRLTEVCVHLVVVLKEGDSYLERLQINACEEDRGKRQFVLDHMENTEEDEKILRTIIREQKKEIRRLHDKHGLAIKGRKKNWAPKKIPIRESFNRADFFHNYIAYKILCDRSHSNLFSTFSDHLSQGLDGYAEWQKPLPQNEQRITLAAASEFSMEAIGAAFTYYDITSEKCDDLLASYNELKEYLVHLT is encoded by the coding sequence ATGAAAACTGCAGTAGTAGATGACTTAATAATTCCACGAGATGGGATAAGTAATTTTGCAATCAGTGGGTATCTTAGTAGCCTCATAGAATTATCAGAGGCCATCGTTCTTTTATCAAAGAATGAGATGCTTGGTACAGCGCAGGCCTTAACAAGAAGGTTGACAGAAGTATGCGTTCATTTGGTTGTTGTTCTTAAAGAAGGGGACAGCTATCTTGAAAGATTACAAATTAACGCCTGTGAAGAGGATAGAGGAAAAAGGCAATTTGTCTTAGATCACATGGAAAACACTGAGGAAGACGAAAAGATACTTCGGACGATTATTCGTGAACAGAAAAAAGAAATCAGAAGATTACACGATAAACACGGGTTAGCTATCAAAGGACGGAAAAAGAATTGGGCTCCTAAAAAAATCCCTATAAGGGAGTCTTTCAACCGCGCTGATTTTTTTCATAATTATATTGCATACAAAATTTTATGTGACCGCTCTCACTCTAATTTATTTTCGACATTTAGTGATCATCTTTCTCAAGGGCTTGACGGTTATGCTGAGTGGCAGAAGCCACTACCCCAAAATGAGCAGCGAATTACTTTGGCCGCTGCTTCTGAGTTTTCTATGGAAGCCATTGGGGCTGCTTTTACTTATTATGACATTACCTCTGAGAAATGTGATGACCTGTTAGCGAGTTATAATGAACTCAAAGAGTATCTTGTTCACCTAACTTGA